A window of the Aspergillus flavus chromosome 6, complete sequence genome harbors these coding sequences:
- a CDS encoding Ser/Thr protein phosphatase family (hypothetical protein Ao3042_02225), with product MARYSNIDDLDYADDSSDDGLHSFNDNNNSASSYRLTKYARPLIDYVRNEWQSNPKYASLPTTNSDTSDYPRWVQMLGSIVTAPRFRRYVLVYTTVLVSCWLGWKFVVSPRLEEHAAILHALDPQVKEEVGGWFGANALPRFDNIVQLRTLEPSLLPGEVTSESDEHGGRRLIFIGDVHGCKDELERLLEETSFNPDTDHLIFTGDMINKGPDSLGVVDLAREYSASCVRGDHEDRVLSLRHNMIAANTMNDEFLDDANMHRGQYTKERQLARQLSEEQADWLDTCPVVLNVGQIKDMGQVVVAHAGLVPGVDLDKQDPYSVMNMLTVDLDTHVPSSSRKGIKWTKLFNKHQSLLSDSLHETFENPESMLTTVIYGHDSKSSLSLKTYTKGIDTGCFKGGKLTALVVGDGGKQKTVQVRCNNHT from the exons ATGGCAAGATATTCCAACATCGACGACCTCGATTATGCCGACGACTCTTCAGACGACGGTCTACATTCATTCAACGATAACAACAACAGCGCCTCCTCCTATCGTCTTACTAAATACGCCCGCCCGTTAATCGACTACGTCCGAAACGAGTGGCAGAGCAATCCCAAATATGCCTCCCTTCCCACAACAAACAGCGACACCTCTGACTACCCGCGCTGGGTCCAGATGCTCGGCTCGATCGTAACAGCACCCCGCTTCCGCCGGTACGTCCTTGTTTATACGACAGTTCTGGTCTCGTGCTGGCTCGGGTGGAAGTTCGTCGTGTCGCCGCGGCTGGAGGAACATGCGGCGATTCTGCACGCGCTGGATCCGcaggtgaaggaggaagtgggCGGGTGGTTTGGGGCGAATGCGTTACCCAGATTCGATAATATCGTTCAGTTGAGGACGCTGGAGCCGTCGTTGTTGCCGGGGGAGGTGACATCGGAGTCCGATGAGCATGGTGGAAGGAGGTTGATTTTTATCGGTGATGTGCATGGTTGCAAGGATGAGT TGGAAAGACTCCTAGAAGAAACATCCTTCAACCCAGACACCGACCATCTCATTTTCACCGGCGACATGATCAACAAGGGCCCCGACAGCCTGGGCGTCGTCGACCTAGCCCGCGAATACTCAGCCTCATGTGTCCGTGGCGACCACGAAGACAGGGTCCTCAGCCTCCGCCACAACATGATCGCCGCCAACACCATGAACGACGAATTCCTCGACGACGCAAACATGCACAGGGGCCAGTACACGAAAGAGCGCCAATTGGCGCGACAGCTGAGCGAAGAGCAAGCTGATTGGCTCGATACTTGTCCGGTCGTTCTGAACGTAGGCCAGATCAAAGATATGGGACAGGTTGTTGTGGCCCATGCGGGGCTGGTTCCGGGGGTGGATCTTGATAAGCAAGATCCGTATAGTGTTATGAATATGTTGACTGTTGATTTGGATACGCATGTGCCGAGTTCGTCGAGGAAAGGCATAAAGTGGACCAAG TTGTTCAACAAACACCAGTCACTTCTCTCTGATAGTCTCCATGAGACCTTCGAAAACCCCGAGTCGATGCTCACGACCGTCATCTACGGCCACGATTCCAAGTCGTCGCTTTCTCTCAAGACCTACACTAAGGGTATAGATACCGGCTGCTTCAAAGGCGGGAAACTAACGGCACTGGTCGTTGGGGACGGTGGAAAGCAAAAGACCGTGCAGGTGAGATGTAACAACCACACTTAA
- a CDS encoding uncharacterized protein (expressed protein), translating into MEQPSTNPNPTSTPASSTEPPGQDYDFPTIYDAWRPHIFLCKETDELYHKNKDVVNTITKRVDRAGFLAVGCYRISDKQSPDNSRPTVLISVKREHRRDWRPVVEEVKRILAELEISTAHVMIYRDPK; encoded by the coding sequence ATGGAGCAACCCTCAACCAACCCAAACCCCACCTCAACACCCGCGTCCTCAACCGAACCTCCGGGCCAGGACTACGACTTCCCCACTATCTATGACGCATGGCGCCCCCATATATTCCTCTGCAAGGAGACAGACGAATTATACCACAAAAACAAGGACGTTGTAAACACAATCACAAAGCGCGTGGATAGAGCCGGATTTCTCGCCGTAGGCTGTTACCGAATCAGCGATAAGCAGTCACCTGACAATAGCCGGCCAACAGTGCTGATATCGGTGAAGAGAGAACATCGACGAGACTGGCGTCCGGTGGTCGAAGAGGTTAAGCGTATATTGGCGGAGTTGGAGATCTCCACAGCTCACGTCATGATTTATCGAGACCCGAAATAG